AATCAGCAAAAGGAAAGCAATCCCAAGCAAAATAGAAAAGCTGCCCAGTGATAAAACCTGGGCAAGGTGGTTCTGAACATGAGCTCGCGCCAGAAAGGTATCAAGAAAAACAAAGGGTAATGGAAGGAAGACAACCGGCCAGGCTCGCTTTCGATGATCGCCCGAAACAAAGAGCAGAAAAAGAACCATTGAGGCCAGGCAGGACCATGCAAAAAATTTAACTCCCAGTGCGAGACCGAGTAGCACACCCGGAAGGATTGTTCCACAAAGGGTGGGTTTGCGTAGAAAGAAGATCATCCAGAGGATCCAGCCGCTCAACAGACCCGCCAGAAATACTTCGGCGCTCGGATATGCCAGAAAGAGAACGAACACCGGGTTTATTAACAGAGCCACCAGGGTGAGAAACGGGAAAACTCCCCTCATAAAGAGACGTGCAAGATTGTATATGGACAGGATCAGCAGGAAGGAACCAAGCAGATTGGCAGCGAGTGTTCCGTATAGTCCAAAAACCGTACTAAAGATAGCTCCCCATAAAGGGTAGACAGGAAAAAACTGAGGCATGACCCTGTTTCCCTGCACAACCCAGCCCGGGGCAATTTCCTCCCATGGATAGGCGTAGTGTGTTTTACGGATGAGGAGGTCGGAAGGAATATCACCTGGAATCATGCCTGTAAGCGAGAGATCCCAGGAGCCCGTTTGGGCCAGATGAAGAGCGGAGAAGGAGTAGACTCCTGCGTCTCCGGACGCATCGAAGGGTTCTCCCAGCGTGACAATAAAAATAACCAGGGCAAGAAGAAACAAGTTGCCCGGGATTCCGGCTCCCCGAAAGCTGACCGGGGAAACTTTCCGTACGGTGATCAAGATCAGGAAACCGGCCAAAAGTTCTATCGAAGCGATGAGAGCGACGGAAAAGCATCCCGCAATAAGAAGCAGAATTCCCAGAAGGGAAGTAACTCCCACGCTGGCAAAGAGAATAAAGGGAATTTGAAGCCGTCGCGGATATTGTTGAGGCAGAAGGGCCCAACCCGGGAAGAGGAGAAGGATCGGCAGAAGTAGAACCATCTGAAAGATGGTAGCATAGAGGCGTGAAGGTTGCCTATATCATCCCCTGCGCCCTCGGGCATACGCAGGTGGGATTTACTCTGGATCATGTGATGTCGCAATCACAAACGCCTGCTGAGGTCGTCGTTGTTGCCAACGGCTGGGATGGTCGACGTCTCCCCTCTCAATCCGGTGTTCGTGTCTTATCGATTCCCAGAAATGTTGGATACGATGCCGCCTGTAATCTTGGGATTTTATCCACTTCTTCCCCCTACGTTGCACTGATAAATGATGATGCTCTCCTTCCCGAAAGATGGGGGGAGCAATTAACGGGAATCATGGATAGAGAACGGACTCTCGCTGCCCTGACAGGCGTCAGTGATCCAGGAAACGGACAGCCTGTCTGCGCAGGCTCCCGCTGGAACAAGCGATTTCAGGCTGTTGAAACCGATGACCCCGGCGAAGTTGAGTTCCTTAATTTCACCGCTGTGCTTTTGCGCCGGGAGGCTCTGCTGCGGGCCGGTTTCTTTCCTGAAAGATACTTTGCCTATTATGAGGATGTCGATGCGACCCTGCGATTCACAACTCATGGATATCGCGTCCGCTCCATACCTGAAATTCGAGTGGCACATGCACC
This sequence is a window from Thermoanaerobaculia bacterium. Protein-coding genes within it:
- a CDS encoding glycosyltransferase, which produces MKVAYIIPCALGHTQVGFTLDHVMSQSQTPAEVVVVANGWDGRRLPSQSGVRVLSIPRNVGYDAACNLGILSTSSPYVALINDDALLPERWGEQLTGIMDRERTLAALTGVSDPGNGQPVCAGSRWNKRFQAVETDDPGEVEFLNFTAVLLRREALLRAGFFPERYFAYYEDVDATLRFTTHGYRVRSIPEIRVAHAPSTSAPILGSRRWALLLRNRYWTLCRHYGFGFLLRHFPHLFHGDLILWKKLILRPDLLISAYASIPAFPRWSHG